ATCATGAGGTATCTACAATTAAAACGAACAAAAGAAAAACAGAGAGAAGATGAGCCTATTGCTCCTACCTAAATCCGTTGCCTAATACTGTTGTCTCAAGCACATCAGACACATATTGGTCATCCACCAATTCAAGGACAGCATTCTGGCCCAAAGTTTCTCGATCGACTATTTTCTTAGAATACTAATGTCCTACAGCAGCGATCGAACGATCAATAACGAAACAGAGAACGTTCAACGACACTAGTTCCACGGCGTACGCGATAGCCAACCCTAACTCCAGACTTGCAGAGATCACCACATTTCGAGGGATTATTACGGTAAAGAAATATATCAAGAGGAGCTAGAAGACCAACTCATGAGGAGCTAAAAGACCTGGCTTAAAGAAATAAAGGAGGAAGGAAGACCAGGAAGCCACCACCTCGAGTCTTGGACGTCGGCGATCACCGCGAGCGTCGGACCAACTTCCGATGCGCTCGAATCCCGTTTGTTCCTCCGATGGGCTTATCTTATTGGGTAACGACGCCATCGACTACCGGATGTTCCCCCATTTAATGGGCCTTATGTGCCCATTAACATCTAAGGTTAATCAAATGGTTTCTACAAGTACCAAAATAGCATATTTGTCCCTACATATTTTAATATAGCATGCATATAGGTCCATAATATTAATTATCCTAATATTTTAGTTTGATactgaaaatatattttattttcttaccaTTATAATAACGATGAGTATTTTAAAAGTACTTATCCAGCCAGTCTAATGACGTGTAACAATCAGCCTCATACATTTGACTTATATCTTAGATGTTGTCAAGTCACAAAAGGTTGGTGTCGAAAATGACTCGATTCAGCAATGGACATGAATAACTATATTATCGGATATGTCCGATGAAGATTCTCCGATATCTAAATTAATGTCCGGATGTGGAGAAATAATTGAATGGAGAATTAAATCATGGGAGCAGTTTAACGAGGGATCGCCCAAATCATCAAGCTATGGCACGTCGTGTCAGTTACGTGAGTCAAGCTGGCGAGGGGGTCCGGTCCGAACACGTGTCGTTGTTAGTCTTGCCAAAACttaaatttaaaatgataaattaaaataCATTTCAGAAATAAGAAACGGCACCATATTATTACTTACTGGTACAACGGCTATAACAAATGTCGTTTTGCTAGTTCTTTGTCATTGCACGCCACGTTCGCAGAACCTTTTAACGGCTACTCCACTCAACACGGCAGGCAGCGGGACCCACCCACGTGCCTTTGCCTGCGATCCGACGCTTTCGAATCTTTCCCTTTCCCAACGGCTCTCTCTTCCTCCTTCCCCCGCTTCTCCGCCTTCAccacctccctctctctctacGATGTATATATACACGCACACACATCCTCGACCTTTTCACATTCACCGCAGCTAAAACCAGCTTCTCGAGTTCGTTTCCCTTTGAGCCACTCCCTCACCGCTTGCTACCTGTGAGAAATGGAAGCCTCCATGAGACTTTCTTTGAAGgtaccgctgctgctgctgctgctgctcctactCGCATCTGTTGCAGTCCACGCGCAGGAGGCTCCGGCGCCTGCGCCGACCATGGAGAGCGGATCGGTCCCGGCAGGCCCCGGTCTCTGCGTGCTTGCTCTCTCTGCCGTGGCTTCTCTTGTCGCTGCCTTCGCGCACTGAGGGTCACTTTCTCGTGGCCCAGCATACCATAATCCTAAGATGATTACAATGATGTGAGCTGGTTATATGATATATTACGTCTCTGTTGCATTGGGTGTTCGTATTGCCTTCTTGTTTAAGAACGAATTGATCCGTGGATGCTATTTGTCGGGCTGTAAATGGGtgctatatattttatatatttttgcatCTAATTGGAGAACCACAGATCTCAGTAGCTTTAATCCGAGTGTTTTTGAGGTATTATATCGTATATGGGAAAAACATAATCACATTTAGTGCCAGCATTGTCTTGATCGTAGTGAAGAGGAGCAGCTAAATGATGACCGAACTCTTCTTTGACCATTCTTAGACAAACACCAACTTTTTTGTCATTTTGACCGGTGGTCAAAATCATTAATTAGAAGATGACAATGTGAAGGCACAAGCGCAAAACGTGTTCCTCCTAATTTGCACTGGATTTGGCAGAGGTAGCTTTAGTGGGCTAAATTTTGAGTTGCGCATGCCATTTTCCTGCGACtgttctctctctcacacacacaaaaTCCAGAACATCATGGGGACATGCCATTTGCTGGTATCTGCTCTCCGCAGCACTGATATGTGgacatgatgatgacgagacttgcAAGCATCGGTTGGCAGCTGAGTAAAGGCTAAAACCAAGTGTATTGACCAAGGTAAGAAGTAGCACACCTCCAACCATGTGAGAGCAGCAGGCTTGGTGGTGATGGTGATGTCCTTCCTTCCATGTACACTAATAATTTATCCTCATCATACAGGCCATACCTTCTTTGACTTTTGCCCCTCCTGATAAGAACCAAATCATGTCGTAGATCCCAATGCTTCTCGGGCATCTTTCCTCCAACTACATGTTCATATTACATGGTAAGATGAGAACAAAGAACAGAGTTTTTTATAGTCTATACTTGCTGATCATTAGATGCAAGCGAATACGAGTTTCGGATCATCTGAACCTTCTCCTAATCTGTGAAGCTGTTCTTGGACAGTCTCAAGAAAAATTCAACAAATTTCTGAGCATAACAATCGAACACTTATCAAAATTTAGATCACGATCTCAGCCTGTACAGAACGACACTGGAAAGCAGAAGTTGAGAGAGTAAGACTTGCATGCCACTAATTAGCTGCACACAGATCCTTCCCCTATGTGCACTGCACACCGTAACTCAAGAACTGCAGCCGCGGAAGTCAACGGAGGCCGCGGTCAACCCTCGCCGGCGCCTCCCGTCTCAAGAGCCGCCGCCCTGCCGTCGCCCGGTCCAGGTGCTCCGCCGGTTAGTGGGGCATCCCCTACGGCGGCCGGCTCCGACGGGGACGTTCCGGAGGGCGCCCCCGGCGGTCCAGTAGCGATGGCAGGCCTTGCAGAAGTGCCGCGGCTGGTTGACGTTGTAGTTGTTGAAGTAGCAAAACTTGGTCTTCTTGCTCTTGCACCTGGGGCATGGCAGCGCCTCCTCCGGCTCCACCGCCTCCACCACCCCGGCCGGCTCCGTCGCCGGctgcgccgcctcctcctccttgccTAGTCCGTCCCCCTTTAGGATCACCGTCCCGAAAAGTttgaagcttggtgcttcctcgtcTTCTGCCATGCTGAGATCGGAGAGAGACAGATGATGAGGACTCCCGATAGGTTGAGAGGGATAGGAGGCgcaaagcgagagagagaggtatATATAAGGGAGGTGGCAACAGAGGCTTCATTCTTTAGTGCTCTTTATCGTCATCTCATCCCAATGGATAGAAAGGCCACCCAAAGAGagcaagaagagaaagaaaaagaaggcttgTCTgacaacaagaaaaaaaaggtCTTCCATTTTGGATGTTATCCATCTCCCGGAAGAAACTTTTTTCTCATTACTTGGGTGTGAATTGTGGACTCTGCCACTCGGGAAAAGAATTCCCCAACAATGACAACATGGAAACTTTGGAATGGAGCTTTGTTTGTCATCCATTCATGCGGTGATGAGGTCTTCAGTTCATGAATCATCGCCATGTGCCTACAGCATGTTACTGCGTAAGTCAACAAAGAATATGATGGCAAAGCGAAACATTCCAAATTTTGTTTTCAGCTATGGAAGTTGTTTTGGCACTGATGAAGTAATCACAAAAGTAATTCAAGATGCTCAATGAAAGTGGAGATAAGAATTGTGGTGCATATATTTCGTTTATTGTTTTTTATGTTGGGTTGATTGCAGGACCACTTTGCAATAAATAGAGTAGGTGATTTTGCCTACCCTTCCTCTAAGAACAACATCAAAGTCCAAATAAATTGTGCCTAATCTTCTCCGATCGCACTCAGAATATAAAGCTTATGGACTTGAGATTTTTAAGGGAGTAATGGAGGACATGTGGGAATAAATGGCTTTGCTCGTACTACTGAGCAAGAAAGATGGAGAAATTTGTGGTTAGCACCAGAACTTAGATTCTTTGGCTCCAAGATTGACTTTTCTTCGGCAGATGGGTCCAAAACTCAATTTTTAATGTAATTTTACATTAAATTTTGTTTTTTGACTGCATATAATGCACCGGATATTTTATCAGAGATAATCTAAATCTCATTTGATTGGATTCTTTGCTCGCTGGAATTTGCTCTGCTCACAAGCATGATCACATGATGTTGGATTGAACGCCAGAATAAGGTGAGTCTGATTCGTTCTGGAATTAGTTCGGATGAGGGAAACGGATCCGTGGAAGGAATAAAGCTGAGCTCCTCTTTCTTCGATCTTTTCCTTGCTTTTGACTCGATCTTTTTTATCTTGACGATACTGCGCGCAATGCTGGCGATGATGGAGGGGCTGTAGAAGATACTGATAGCTGCGCATCACAATATATCTAGAATTAAACGTAATTAAATTGGTCTCTTTCAATCGGTAGGACAACACTTGTTCTGTACCTGAGAATGATTGACTTGTTCATTTCTGGCATCCCTGTCTGCTTAGATCAAGTCCTAGCTTTCTACAACCACCATGAACATCTCTTGGCTTCTTCCCAGCTCCCTTTCTCGGTTGATGTCAGTGTCCGAGTAGATGGGAATTCTTGAATGCACTCAGTGAAGAACTTGAAAAGGTTGTCTTACTGCTTCAGTCAGTGTGCACTTTTCTGCAAAAGAAAATGACAAAAACCATCTCAAAATTGCATCTTACTTTTCTTCTCCGTGAAGAGTATGTGCTTTCTTCTCTTACAGTAGGAAAAAGTTGGGAAGTAGTTAATAGGGTGGAAAGGAAGATTGCCGGCCTCTTTTGTCTTTGAATCATTAGTCTATGccctgatattatatatatatatatgaaggatAAACAAGCATATGTTCTTTTGTCTTTTCTAGGGTTCATCCACCCTCATCAGACTTTTAACATGATGATACAAGACTGATCCTTTCTTCGTTGGATGGGATTTGTGGTTGACTGACTCCAAGCACTTTTTTACACCTGAAGAATCTATATGGTGATCTCTTTGGTGTTTCTTTTGTGGGAAGGAAAGCAACATGTGTAGCAAGCATTGGACAGATGGTTGATGGTTGAAGAATGTATACATCTCATTCAGATCATATGGAGGTCAGCAGCTCATGTGGATCAATTATCATTATAAGATGAAATCATTAATGACTTGATTAATTTTGACATTAATGTTGCTGATGTCTCATGACGCTTAAGCTGCAGATTACAAAACAATCATTCATTCCAAATCCTTTTATCATCTTTAGTTTGGAGAACAGTCGCCAACAAAAATGGCATCCGCCAATTCCATGGCAACCTTCTCAACAAGTGCAGTCACGATGTGCTCTTCCACCTTACTGACAACGTTATATGCTTCTTCCATGCAAAAGCCATTCCTCCAACCCACGTCCCACATGGCGTTCGTCAACATGTCTTTGCATCTGAGATCTCTTTCCAGCCTCACGTAGAGACTGTCTCTGTAAGGAACATCATCGTCAGCCTCACTGTACTTGGCAAGTCTCCCAATTCCCTTGCTGATTTCCCCCACTATCTGATCAAGTGAAGCGTGCTCTGTTCTGCTCCACCGGTGAGTCAGCGACATAGGATGATGGCCAGAGAGCTCCGCGTGCTGCCTTTTGCGCTCTATCAACTCTTCTGCACAACCCAAATAGAGCTTAGCATCTTTGTCAACCTCGTCCCAGTCCAGCTTTCCGTGATTCGTAGGTGTATGAGCGTCAAGGGTCAGCTCGTCGGCATGCAGCAGGAATGACTGGCAGCTGAGCAGTAAAGCTTCGAGGTGTTCTACTTTATCTGCTCTTGTAGTGGTGCTGATGAGTTCATTGCCGACATGCTTAGCGGCCGCTGCTTCTGCTTTGCCAGAAACCATTCCACCTTTGCTGGTCTTTGGCATGACTTCGCGAATGACTTTCTGGTCTTTCCCAGTCTTCTCTGCAAGCGAGAATAAGAGAATAGCCTATTTAGAACTCATATGCTTCCGTGACCACACGTCAGTTCTTAATTGATTGAAAGGATGAAAGAATGCTTACCATTGTTGGAAGATTTTGGGCTCAGCTTTCGCTGTTTCGAAGGTTCGGCAGCAGGCGAGATGTTGATTGCAGATGCGTCATCATCTGTCTTGCAGGAAGGACTCATTTCCTGGCCATCTCTCTGCTTTGGAGTCTACAAGAAAGTATGGTAGGATTGTACAAATAGATGTTTGTTAAACTTTGTGTTCATAGTTCTCATCTAAATAAGCATCACAATAATTGAGTAAAATTCCTGAGATTAGTTTGGCCATCTTCTGTATCGAACGCTTTCTTTTGAGTAATCTCTACATGGCTGACCAATTCATGGGCTCAAAAAAATTTGAATGGCATGAAAGGGAATACCTTGACCTTGGTCATCTTTCGAGCTGGTTTTGCTGCAGCTGTTCTCTTTTCTGCTGCGGCATTGGTGGAATTCCCTGATACCATTTCCCTCTGGGGTTTCATCATACTCTTCTGCTGTGTCGCCCCTGCTTTCATGGCAATGCTCTTTGCAGAAGCTGGTCTTCTGTTGGGCTCGGTAGATGCTGTTGTAGCTTTCTTGGCCTGAGATAACGGAGCTGCAGCAGCTTTGAGGCCTTTTCTGCTTTGAGGAGTCGTTCGATCTAACAATGACCTCTGTCCCTGATAGCTTCTCTTGTGAAGATTCGCTTCCTTCTTCTGCTGTCCATGGCATACAGAAGCTGGCAATTTACTCGTCTTGGACGACTCTACTTTGCTCTTCTTCGAGCTCACTGCTTCTTTTCTCACCGATTCATGTGCTAGCTCCCGTCTTCTGTTGGCAATGACCTCGTCATGCTCCACCTTGGTGGCTTCGATCGACTCCTGGCTTGAAGGCGGACGAGAAGGAAGGAGCTCATGCTGCTCCCCTCTCTCGGGGAACTGCATTGCCTTAACAGTCGATGGGTCTTCTTCATCCATATGGAATCTTTTACTGTAGCGTTCATCTGCCGAAGTATCGTTTGAATCCGACTGATTTCGGCAACCTATTTCTTGGCCTCTCTTCACGAGCCGCTCGATCTTTTCTCGTTCGATGATGCTCCGTAGAGTCACTCTCTCCGGTTTCGGACTCTGCTTAGACAACAGCAACCTTCCTGCCTCAGGCTTCCCAACATGAAACATTGATCTTGGTGCATTTAGATTCTCCCTGATCTGTTCCTTTCGTATGGTTTCGGCAGCGTCTGCAGGGACTTCTTCCAAGCCCATCAGCCTTGCAATCAGGCTCGGAGCTTTCATCTTCACTGGCTGCTCCGAGGCAGCGGTAgaattctttcttcccccctcTGTCTCATGATAGGATGAACCGAGTGCACTTCTGAAATAtactcccaatgaccggctggAAGACGTCTTCTCGTCGTCGGAAGAGATTTGCAGTAGATTCTGACCATGGAGACCCTCTCCGATCACCTTCTTCATCCCCTCACCGGAACTCCTCCATGAAAGACTACTGCAGAGCTTCTCTTCCTGCAGCCTACAGCTGTAACTGTTCACTGCGTACCTATGTGGCTGCTCTAACTCATGACCGATGTGTGCTCCCTCCATGAATTCTCTTTGGCGAGGAATCGTCTTCCTCGATTGAAGCTTCAGTGATTCCTCAGCGTCCAAAGCATCCTTCAGATGACCGTTGCCGATACATTTCGATCCTCCATCAAGATTTGCCACCCCGAACCATGTGTTGATCATGTGACTCAGCTTGCGAGCTGGTTTGGATACCTCCAACAGCTGCACGTCACTGTTCTCCCTGGAGGGGAGGCcattgcctcctcttcttcttaccATCAAAAGGAGTGCAATCCAGGCCTCGACAACCTCTCCAGGGAATCCACCACCCGCAGAAGTCAATTGTTTGTTTCTGCCGACAAGAACAGGATCGTTAAAACCCATAAGCTACTAACCTTAAATTGTCTGAGAACAAAATTCCAGTTGTCAAGGAAGAAAACAAATATTCCAGTAGAAGTGAAAAGCTCTCTGGTTTTGGAACTCCACTAATTCTTGATCTGTACATATCATGACAAAATGACCGGCTATAATCTATATATGCGGGCTAACACTGGCTTCAAAGCGAGAAGTGGAGAGAACAGAGCTACCTGAAACAGGAGGCATATGAGCTGAGGGTGGAagccaagaagaaaaagaaaggtggCTGAAACCATCAGGAGTCCCCCATGCTGCTGTGTCTCCACTCCCGGTTTGGCTCCTTGAGATCACAAACGTGTCACGTTAACTCCCTCTCTGTCTCAGCGAAACAGCAGATTTAGGTTTTTTGCTACCTGCTGGTCTTCTCACAGACTGAGCTCATTGAATCCCAGTAATGTTGGTGGGTCAAAGTTGGCGTAATGAGTAAGAAAGGAGAACACAGAGATCTGAAGACTTTTGCTGTTTGCTAGCAGTGTTTGCCTTTTCCTTCCCTTTCATTTTAATACGAGAGAGTTCATGTAGTTAATTCCCTGTCATGAGCATATCGATCACTGTGGGGCTAATCTGAATCATGGATTCTTGTTGAGATGTCTTCTTCTTTTTCAAGGAAGAAGGGAGGATTTGGACCACCCAAAGTTTATTAGTGAATGTTCCCTTAAAACATGTAATTAATGCAAGAGTTCTTCCCAGAGCTTCATTAAAACAGGAAAGGTTCTGCCACAAGAAACTCTTGCGGCGATGTGAAGCAATGGTTTCCATGCACTTAGAGGAATATGGTAACGACATGGAAATACTACATGATGGAATGAAATAGGAACTGGATATCTCAGGTCTGATCTCAAACATAAGTTGCCATCATTACAAGCCTCCTTTGTCTTTTGTTCCTACTCATTGTTGTTTGATGGAGCAGTAGGAGATGGATAATTCTTAGTGTTTTCTTTTTACCTGCACctcttttcttttactttctCTTTTGGTGTGGTCCATGACATGTTGGAAAGCTGGTCGAGCAGCACATCAATGCATCTGAGAAAAGATACGTAGCTGCATTGGCAGTGGTGACAGTTTGCCGGGGTAGTCCCATCTCCTTTGCTCTGTCTTCTTCCATTTGCCATCTGAGTTACTAGGCTGTCAATCTTCAAGCTCTGTAGGCCCACAAGTAGCATGCAGTGCAAGGAAAGCAGAGCTCGTTTGCTTGAGCTAGCAATCATGAGCTTTCCTGATGAACTATCAATACCACCATGAGAATTCATCAGCCTCCCTACACCAATCAAAGGAAGATGACACTCTAAAGCTCGGGATTCacggattaaaacttcataaCTCTCACACCACGACAATTAATTAACGGAATTTATTTTGATATCGATAGATTAACTTAGATCGTTGTTTTCTGACTTGATCTATCTGTATTCGATGAGACGAGAGACTAGTGATATAATAATGATGATCCATCGCTAATTAAGCATGACAACAATATCCAACTATTCTCGGTAACCATCGATAATTATGAAAAAAAGAGTTTTCTCCCCGAATACGTTCTTCacacatatatattattatttcaatCCCCAACTAACTTAAACATCATACGAGCATTATTCGAGAAACGTTTCCAACGTAGTTTTACAAGTTCATTACCTTTTGATTGACAGTAATTTATTTAAGACCAATCAATAAAAATACTCTTaaattaagataatttaacaatgtCAGGTAAAAGAATGGTTGAAAACATCGTCTTCTCGATGAGCTTAGAAAGGGTATCTTTGTCATGGGAAGAGAAATATCGACGTGAAAGGGGGAAACTGCCCTACCAACCATAATTGCAGGGCTCGCTGTTGTCAGCCTCAGAATGTTGAGACCACAATACTGACCATCCACTTCATAACCTCCTTTCTATTTTATTCTCGTCCCTCaaccttcccttctcttcctcgACATGCACCCCACGTCCACTCCTTCTGGGTGCATGGTGGAGGTCGCCTTCTTCCCTATCTCTTGCACTGCTTCCCAGAGACAAGGCCTCAACCTGTGTCTCCCCCTCCCTCTATTCGTCTCCTCGTGAGAGAAGGGCTTTTCTTTGTGCAACCTTAGCCGCTACACCAACAAGTTTCAGCCTGCGTTGCCTTCCATATGTTGGcttagagagagagggggggcggAGATATATGCATCTTCCTCTGTTGCTCAATCTAAATCCATGCGCATGCACAATCCGAGAGAAGACACGGTTGCTTCTCGAGTGTATCGATCACCTTCGGTGGCAGACGTGTGAAGGTCGGGTTTCTCACGAGAGGACATAGCCTTGACAGATTGAAAGTGCATGTTAAGGCGACGCTGGAGACCTCGAGGCGCTGAGCGCAGAGCTTTTTTCGGATAATGAGGAAGGGAACAGATCTTTTAAGGAGGAGATCAAGGTGTTCTTCAGAAGCCAGGGCTTAAGAACCGCTGACAACTCTGTAGAGGGCCAGTAGATTGGTGTTGCGTTTGATCGGTCGCCCGAGGAAGGAACCCCCCCAGAAATCAAGGAAGGATGAGAAAGGATTGTGCAGGAAACGGTCCTCCATCAGGTAAGGCAGATGAAGGATTGGGTGTTCAAATTTAGGCTGAGAAGACAAGATCTAATTCGTGAACTAATCTACATAATATCCTTAATGCAATCCAATGTTTGTTTTGCTTTTCTTATTTTATGGTGAAGATACATAGCCTTTTGAGTTTTCCTCATGGACTTTTGTCAGACATGGAGCTAATGAAGGAGAAGTTTGCGAAGCTTCTTCTCGGTGAGGACATGTCAGGTGGAGGAACAGGAGTTTCCTCAGCTCTTGCTCTCTCTAATGCCATCACCAATCTTGCAGGTTTTGTCTAATACGCAGTAATACATATTATTACAGCTATTCAGCTATTCtgatcattctctctctctccctccctctcttgcTCCTGCTTGATTCAGCTTCTGTCTTCGGAGAGCAGCGGCGCTTGGAACCCATGCCAGAGGAAAGGAAGGCAAGGTGGAGAAAAGAAGTCGATTGGCTCTTATCCGTCTCTGACCATATCGTGGAATTTGTTCCCTCACAGCAGGTTTCAGGAGATGGAAAGAGCATGGAGGTAACTATCGACGTCCGGAAGCCCTCCTTGACCTTAAATCCAAAGATCAAACACTTACATCATCATGCTCTTCACAGATAATGATAACTCAGCAACGCAAAGATCTTCGCATGAACATTCCTGCCTTGAGGAAGCTCGACGCAATGCTCATCGTAAGCAAGAAAGATGATCCCCGCACGAACATTCCGCTTCACTCTGTTCTGATACCGATCTCGACACTTGTGCAGGAGTACCTCGACAACTTCAAGCAGAAGAACGAGTTCTGGTATGTGTCCAGGGATGCGGATGAGTCTGAGAAGGGGAACGTGCAGAGGACCGATGACAAGTGGTGGCTCCCTACCGTGAGAGTCCCCCCCGGTGGGTTATCAGAGGCCTCAAGAAAATGGATTCAGCATCAGAAGGAGCTGGTGAACCAAGTGCTCAAAGCAGCTATGGCTATCAATGCCAATGTTATAATGGAAATGGAGATTCCAGAAGACTACATCGAATCCCTCCCAAAGGTGTTCGTTCACTCGAGCAATGCTTTTTTTGCTCCAACTCACCATAATCATCGCCTCAGTCTCTGCCATGGATGGATGCTGATCATTTCTCATGGCACAGAACGGAAGGTCAAGCCTCGGAGAAACCCTCTACAAGAACATCACCGACGAGGATTTCGATGCCGAAACATTCCTTGCATCCGTAGACCTGTCCACGGAGCACAAGATCCTGGACCTCAAGAACCGGATCGAAGCATCGGTCGTCATttggaagaggaagatgaacaaCAAGGACGCCAAGTCGACGTGGGGTTCGGCTATAAGCTCGGCTATTAGCATGGAGAAACGAGAACAGTTCGAAGACAGAGCAGAGACGATCTTACTCATCCTCAAGCACAGATTCCCCGGCATCCCCCAATCAGCACTGGACATAAGCAAGATTCAGTACAGCAAGGTACGTAGAACTCCAAGAATTGGTACTCGCACCGTCCGACTTCTTCTGCTGCCGTAAACATGCGACTCCCCTTGTGCAGGACGTGGGATACTCGATCCTGGAGAGCTACTCCAGGATTCTGGAAAGTCTAGCTTTCACCGTGATGTCGCGGATAGAAGATGTTCTCCATGCAGACTCCGTTACTCGAGATCAAAGTCTTGATGGCTCCAAGACGAGCCCTTCGGTGGCAGATTCGGAGCCAACTGCAGGAATAGCGACGCCGCTTGATCCAGCAGAGGAGATCGATAAGCTTAATAACATGGAAGCCAACAATTCCATGACGCTGTCGGATTTCATGGGCTGGCAATTCGATATCGACACCCAGACAAAGAAGGAAGACGAAGATGGAAAGCTGGTGAAACAGCCTCCAAGCATTGTGGTGGCCAACAACAAGCTTTCCAACTTAGAGAAGTTAGAGACATGGGAGGCTTGAGCTTTCAAGAAGCCCACAGaaaagacgagagagagagagagagagagagagagagaagagatgcATTTTACAGAGATTTTGTACCATAAGTTTCTTGCTTTATGAAGATCGAAGAGCATTATATGGATTTTTTTTCCTTACTTTGACACAGAAATTTTTTGAGAAAATAAGGTTCATTCCATCAAATTAATTGTTAACAACTGTTCATAGCTTCAGGAATTCAATTAAGAAAATAGTCTCGAAGaatttatttatatgatgatGATCGAAGTGAAATGATGGAGTTGAGATTCCAATAAATTCGATCTGATCGAGTTGCCCAAAGTGAGCCCAAAAGAAGCATTCCATGTCGATCTTTGTTCACACACGACGAGCATAAAGTTGGAACAGAGTACAAAGGAAATAATCGAGCTTCTTTGATGTTTACACCGATCGCTTAGATCTTGCCGCGAGGCCCCGGAGTAGGAGGCAGCTGCGGGCCCTTCTTGATGGGTAG
This Musa acuminata AAA Group cultivar baxijiao chromosome BXJ1-2, Cavendish_Baxijiao_AAA, whole genome shotgun sequence DNA region includes the following protein-coding sequences:
- the LOC135601476 gene encoding rho guanine nucleotide exchange factor 8-like, translating into MRKDCAGNGPPSDMELMKEKFAKLLLGEDMSGGGTGVSSALALSNAITNLAASVFGEQRRLEPMPEERKARWRKEVDWLLSVSDHIVEFVPSQQVSGDGKSMEIMITQQRKDLRMNIPALRKLDAMLIEYLDNFKQKNEFWYVSRDADESEKGNVQRTDDKWWLPTVRVPPGGLSEASRKWIQHQKELVNQVLKAAMAINANVIMEMEIPEDYIESLPKNGRSSLGETLYKNITDEDFDAETFLASVDLSTEHKILDLKNRIEASVVIWKRKMNNKDAKSTWGSAISSAISMEKREQFEDRAETILLILKHRFPGIPQSALDISKIQYSKDVGYSILESYSRILESLAFTVMSRIEDVLHADSVTRDQSLDGSKTSPSVADSEPTAGIATPLDPAEEIDKLNNMEANNSMTLSDFMGWQFDIDTQTKKEDEDGKLVKQPPSIVVANNKLSNLEKLETWEA
- the LOC103976363 gene encoding uncharacterized protein LOC103976363 encodes the protein MVRRRGGNGLPSRENSDVQLLEVSKPARKLSHMINTWFGVANLDGGSKCIGNGHLKDALDAEESLKLQSRKTIPRQREFMEGAHIGHELEQPHRYAVNSYSCRLQEEKLCSSLSWRSSGEGMKKVIGEGLHGQNLLQISSDDEKTSSSRSLGVYFRSALGSSYHETEGGRKNSTAASEQPVKMKAPSLIARLMGLEEVPADAAETIRKEQIRENLNAPRSMFHVGKPEAGRLLLSKQSPKPERVTLRSIIEREKIERLVKRGQEIGCRNQSDSNDTSADERYSKRFHMDEEDPSTVKAMQFPERGEQHELLPSRPPSSQESIEATKVEHDEVIANRRRELAHESVRKEAVSSKKSKVESSKTSKLPASVCHGQQKKEANLHKRSYQGQRSLLDRTTPQSRKGLKAAAAPLSQAKKATTASTEPNRRPASAKSIAMKAGATQQKSMMKPQREMVSGNSTNAAAEKRTAAAKPARKMTKVKTPKQRDGQEMSPSCKTDDDASAINISPAAEPSKQRKLSPKSSNNEKTGKDQKVIREVMPKTSKGGMVSGKAEAAAAKHVGNELISTTTRADKVEHLEALLLSCQSFLLHADELTLDAHTPTNHGKLDWDEVDKDAKLYLGCAEELIERKRQHAELSGHHPMSLTHRWSRTEHASLDQIVGEISKGIGRLAKYSEADDDVPYRDSLYVRLERDLRCKDMLTNAMWDVGWRNGFCMEEAYNVVSKVEEHIVTALVEKVAMELADAIFVGDCSPN
- the LOC135611700 gene encoding cyclic dof factor 4-like; this translates as MAEDEEAPSFKLFGTVILKGDGLGKEEEAAQPATEPAGVVEAVEPEEALPCPRCKSKKTKFCYFNNYNVNQPRHFCKACHRYWTAGGALRNVPVGAGRRRGCPTNRRSTWTGRRQGGGS